One Schistosoma mansoni, WGS project CABG00000000 data, supercontig 0305, strain Puerto Rico, whole genome shotgun sequence DNA window includes the following coding sequences:
- a CDS encoding methionine sulfoxide reductase,putative, whose protein sequence is MSNPNFRFSTSSSTSTNQRQMFPPSLPAPPYPAPDLSPVKNKSRRTSAPAVSHRSYEVVDSCNNNRNSQRNNIEIMDMNKYHVKTDEKIVNDLSPKYLIHSPPQSIVAESVSHSEFDSLLIANEGFSIENGFINKIKNNSVSKSNLSQYSEESLLTTLVRCQNLTENCMNQKLKRKINLTSHDACSKSLKPTSFDILSPVKLPDQPCLSQRLMKDHDNFNKINILNNDSTIAFNDTSGIKTTKTNHRSIISNKQKTESTNHTLLDKMNMNHRNINLKTISKVELAKRYWENYFKPKPPRITKNKTIENNLMTQSTTIDINNKLTDLCLQSTNDDYNYQDYDIKDCIDNKYDFFNDQRQYKHNDNEYIRLPQFGTSSTCTSSNSSTTNSIINQSEFSPLPKNNNNKNNTKYIGKGYSPSFIRLITDYELNNIGEDKQQNSYELLHLLYNTNQLHNHYSSNSTLNHIETTERLEKYNNTTNNTTTNNSNNNNTSNSNTNNDSSNNNNNTNSNNNNSNNNTNLNYSAKEIILNKKYSYQNNIEFPNYNNHEYLDYYNSFLHPQSVTLRRHCICLDNNDNNNNSNGGDNSNNNNSNNNINDSNNDSNSNDNGNNNSNSNNDSNNNSNNSNNNDNNSSNNNINNNNNVNIPSSISLNNLQETNENNKNTKIIRTQNNPPYTYINNRIQTHHNLNNKSDWSKPSNKKQDTFHKHLNKTFKQNNNNNNTLIEHLIIPIHRRYSTIYPSIYSIDYNLLKSNLRNHSITPPPPPTTTTTTYIDRTELFDKTIKHISSNVKLNKKTKYPNDKLKHILFSSYSPISTSSLISSISVDRKNFVHNNNSFELFNYKEQFSSLQDYCQRKISFINDKIKQKRETSSLQLSGVDEVSLSPRIFYDNYIEDDNCDDVNDEENDTNCHDDNYENEQVKHKLKMSLSPAAQRYEEHVLATVSGRPYNKTGNQIFFNDHKNYVPHQNPVKKVNILPECQYDEKPIEIIKGYNYDEEENDSTNQQNEDLFNAELWREKFGAITRWRREVDDAMLAGETERLHSPETILRDNCVKEEFSRSPIPNQHEVTNYLKPTIVQVNSFQSNGLYSSVNNAETNYSTSSPFPTIQSYTHNKPLVSGKEAIGTKQHILYSSNNMKPNTCQIPTTKNMNVYDNVVPKVENVFELITHLFAYFDFLF, encoded by the exons ATGTCAAATCCTAATTTT AGATTTTCTACATCTTCAAGTACATCAACAAATCAAAGACAAATGTTCCCACCTTCATTACCTGCACCACCTTATCCAGCTCCAGATCTTAGTCCAGTAAAAAACAAATCACGAAGAACATCTGCACCAGCTGTATCACATCGAAGTTACGAAGTTGTCGACAGTTGTAACAACAACAGAAATAGCCAACgtaataatattgaaattatGGATATGAACAAATATCATGTTAAAACGGATGAAAAAATTGTGAATGATTTATCTCCAAAATATTTGATTCATAGTCCACCACAATCTATAGTGGCAGAAAGTGTTTCTCATTCTGAATTTGATAGTTTACTCATAGCTAATGAAGGTTTTTCTATAGAAAACGGTTtcatcaataaaattaaaaataattcagtaTCCAAGTCAAACCTTTCACAGTACAGTGAAGAAAGCTTATTAACAACACTTGTTCGATGTCAAAATCTAACAGAAAACTGTATGAATCAGAAATTAAAGAGAAAAATCAATCTAACTAGCCATGATGCCTGCTCTAAATCATTAAAGCCAACTTCATTTGATATTCTTAGTCCTGTCAAATTACCAGATCAACCATGCCTTAGTCAAAGATTAATGAAAGATCATGacaattttaataaaatcaatatattgaataatgataGTACCATTGCATTCAATGATACTTCAGGCATCAAAACAACGAAGACTAATCATCGATCTATtatatcaaacaaacaaaaaactgaATCTACCAATCATACCCTATTAGATAAAATGAATATGAACCATagaaatattaatttaaaaactATCAGTAAAGTTGAATTAGCTAAACGTTATTGggaaaattattttaaaccaAAACCACCAAGAAttacaaaaaacaaaactataGAAAATAACTTAATGACTCAATCTACTActattgatattaataataaactaaCAGATCTATGTTTACAATCTACTAATGATGATTATAACTATCAAGATTATGATATTAAAGATTGTATAGATAACAAATATGACTTTTTTAATGATCAAAGACAATATAAgcataatgataatgaatatataCGACTTCCACAATTTGGAACTTCATCAACATGTACAAGTTCAAATTCCTCAACAACTAATTCAATTATAAACCAATCAGAATTTTCCCCCCTCcccaaaaataataataataaaaataatacaaaatatatTGGGAAAGGTTATTCTCCATCATTTATACGTTTAATTACTGATTATGAATTAAATAATATTGGAGAAGATAAACAACAAAATTCTTATGAATTATTACATCTATTATATAATACAAATCAATTACATAATCATTATTCTTCTAATTCAACATTAAATCATATTGAAACTACAGAAAGACTTGAAAAgtataataatactactaacaatactactactaataatagtaataataacaatactagtaatagtaatactaataacgatagtagtaataataataataatactaatagtaataataataatagtaataataatacaaatttgaattattcagctaaagaaattatattaaataaaaaatattcataccaaaataatatagaatttcccaattataataatcatgaatatttagattattataatAGTTTTTTACATCCCCAATCGGTTACTTTGAGGCGTCACTGTATTTGtttagataataatgataataataataatagtaatggtggtgataatagtaataataataatagtaataataatattaatgatagcaataatgatagtaatagtaatgataatggtaataataatagtaatagtaataatgatagtaataataatagtaataatagtaataataatgataataatagtagtaataataatattaataataataataatgttaatatacCTTCTAGTATAtcattaaataatttacaagaaactaatgaaaataataaaaatacaaaaataataagAACACAAAATAATCCCCCCTATAcatatattaataatagaatacaGACACATcataatttaaacaataaatctgATTGGTCAAAACCCTCCAATAAAAAACAAGACACATTtcataaacatttaaataaaacatttaaacaaaataataataataataatacactaaTTGAACATTTAATAATACCCATTCATAGAAGATATTCAACTATATATCCAAGTATATATTCAATAGATTATAATCTTTTAAAATCTAATCTAAGGAATCATTCAataacaccaccaccaccaccaacaacaacaacaacaacctataTTGATAGAACTGAATTATTTGATAAAACAATTAAACATATATCATCTAATGTGAAATTaaacaagaaaacaaaatatcCGAACGACAAATTAAAACATATATTATTTTCTTCTTATTCACCAATTTCTACATCTagtttaataagtagtatatcagTAGATCGAAAAAATTTTgtgcataataataattcatttgaattgTTCAATTATAAAGAACAATTTTCATCATTACAAGATTATTGTCAAAGAAAAATCTCttttattaatgataaaattaaaCAGAAACGAGAAACTTCATCATTACAACTAAGTGGAGTGGATGAAGTGTCCTTATCCCCAAGGATTTTCTATGATAATTATATAGAAGATGATAATTGTGATGATGTAAATGATGAAGAAAATGACACGAATTGTCACGATGATAATTATGAAAATGAACAAGTTAAGCATAAATTAAAAATGTCACTTTCACCTGCAGCTCAACGATATGAAGAACATGTATTAGCTACTGTTTCTGGGAGACCATATAATAAAACTggaaatcaaatattttttaatgatCATAAAAATTATGTACCTCATCAAAATCCTGTTAAAAAAGTTAATATACTACCTGAATGTCAGTACGACGAAAAACCTATAGAGATTATCAAAGGTTATAATTatgatgaagaagaaaatgattCGACTAATCAACAgaatgaagatttatttaatGCAGAATTATGGCGTGAGAAATTTGGTGCTATTACTAGATGGAGACGTGAAGTTGACGATGCTATGCTAGCTGGTGAAACAGAAAGACTTCATTCACCAGAAACTATATTACGTGATAATTGTGTAAAAGAAGAGTTCAGTAGATCTCCTATACCTAATCAACACGAAGTAACGAACTACTTAAAACCAACAATTGTTCAAGTAAATTCTTTTCAGTCAAATGGGTTATATTCATCAGTAAATAATGCAGAAACAAACTATTCAACTTCTTCTCCTTTTCCAACAATACAATCTTATACACATAATAAACCATTGGTTAGTGGAAAAGAAGCAATCGGAACAAAACAGCATATATTGTATTCATCTAACAATATGAAGCCAAACACATGTCAAATACCAACGACGAAAAATATGAATGTATATGATAATGTGGTACCAAAGGTAGAAAACGTTTTTGAGCTAATAACTCATTTATTTGCTTATTTcgattttttgttttaa